Proteins from one Pontibacter kalidii genomic window:
- a CDS encoding UvrD-helicase domain-containing protein gives MVKERLTLEPEVQEIFQCIDNNCNFLLSGGAGSGKTFSLVQVIRQVIIENPTAKVACMTYTNAAVKEIEERVNHKNLNVSTIHDFLWDNIKHFQKELKSAIITLANDVEAKISIDEGRAIPADYFNNLEKGVQYKEYLKLKEGIISHDELLIIANFLFENHPKLSSIVKDKFQFIFIDEYQDTSKSVVAIFLNHFRKSQKKNLIGFFGDAMQSIYDDGIGNLDEYKGDAADMVREVKKTQNRRSPLKIIELANRLRTDGIVQEPSIDEGAPNMVAGQVKEGNILFIHSNNGDVAAVKQYLTHNHNWDFSNAKETKELNLTHNLIADKAGFRTLMDIYDSDPVIGLKNDILNKIKNSNKKGLSEIEITEDDSFDTVVNKLQLKNKQRQLKKELLLQDDNNANLYNQLKHKPFSEVKKIYLSKDALIDDKKQDENGDHKKGSKRDSLIKHLFKIQSNIVLYKTGRYNEFLRVTDYRYKINQVTDKRTLKNNIESLVNVGNKTIEEVINDAHERGICLIDDTLEKFIVKNEYLYNRVKEVQFEEFQKLYDYLEGKTPFSTQHKTKGTEFNNVLVVLDNGGWNNYNFENLFLNTGKESVLKRTQKIFYVCCTRAKENLVVFYHNPSKQVIVSATEWFGAKNIVAI, from the coding sequence AATGCGGCAGTTAAAGAAATTGAAGAACGTGTAAACCATAAGAATCTAAATGTGTCTACTATTCACGACTTTTTATGGGATAATATCAAGCATTTTCAGAAGGAGCTAAAATCTGCCATTATTACATTAGCGAATGATGTAGAAGCTAAAATTTCTATCGATGAAGGAAGAGCTATTCCGGCCGATTATTTTAATAATCTTGAAAAAGGGGTTCAATACAAAGAGTACTTAAAACTCAAAGAGGGAATTATTTCTCATGACGAATTATTGATCATAGCGAATTTCCTTTTCGAAAATCACCCAAAGCTTAGCTCTATCGTTAAAGATAAATTCCAGTTTATTTTCATTGACGAATACCAAGATACAAGCAAGTCAGTCGTTGCTATTTTCTTAAATCACTTCAGAAAAAGCCAGAAGAAAAACCTTATCGGGTTCTTTGGAGATGCCATGCAATCAATTTATGATGATGGTATTGGGAACCTAGATGAATACAAGGGAGATGCAGCAGATATGGTCCGTGAGGTCAAGAAAACACAAAATAGAAGAAGCCCCCTAAAAATAATTGAATTGGCTAACAGATTAAGAACGGATGGAATAGTACAGGAGCCTTCAATTGATGAGGGTGCACCGAACATGGTAGCTGGACAGGTAAAAGAAGGCAATATTCTGTTTATTCATTCAAATAATGGTGATGTTGCAGCAGTAAAGCAGTACTTGACTCATAACCACAATTGGGATTTTAGCAATGCCAAGGAAACTAAAGAATTAAATCTTACCCATAACCTAATTGCTGATAAAGCTGGTTTCCGGACGCTGATGGATATTTATGATAGTGATCCAGTGATTGGGTTGAAGAATGATATCTTAAATAAAATCAAAAACAGCAATAAGAAAGGTTTATCTGAGATTGAGATAACCGAAGATGATAGTTTTGATACTGTTGTTAATAAACTTCAACTAAAGAATAAGCAAAGGCAACTCAAAAAGGAGTTACTGCTTCAAGATGACAATAACGCCAATCTTTATAACCAATTGAAGCACAAGCCTTTCTCAGAAGTTAAAAAAATCTATCTGTCTAAAGACGCCTTAATTGACGACAAAAAGCAAGATGAAAATGGCGATCACAAAAAAGGGTCAAAACGTGACAGTTTGATAAAACACCTCTTTAAGATCCAAAGTAATATCGTGTTATACAAAACTGGGCGATACAACGAGTTTCTTAGAGTTACTGATTATAGATACAAAATTAACCAAGTTACAGATAAGCGGACTTTAAAAAATAATATTGAAAGTTTAGTCAATGTAGGTAATAAAACAATCGAGGAAGTAATCAATGATGCTCATGAAAGAGGTATTTGCCTAATAGATGATACGTTAGAGAAGTTTATAGTAAAGAATGAGTACTTATATAATAGGGTAAAAGAAGTTCAATTTGAAGAATTTCAAAAGTTGTATGACTACTTGGAAGGTAAAACTCCTTTCTCTACACAACACAAAACTAAAGGAACAGAATTTAATAATGTACTTGTTGTTTTAGACAACGGGGGCTGGAATAACTACAACTTTGAAAATCTATTTCTAAACACAGGTAAAGAAAGCGTTCTCAAAAGAACACAAAAAATATTTTATGTTTGCTGTACCCGGGCAAAAGAAAATTTGGTGGTTTTCTATCATAACCCTAGTAAGCAAGTGATAGTTTCTGCAACTGAGTGGTTTGGAGCTAAAAATATTGTAGCCATTTAA
- a CDS encoding Fic/DOC family protein, which translates to MGEYTTAADDNLLGIADKAQLNELEAKGVLRAEEYMLDLDFPVEITTSLILDIHRTAFGEVYEWAGKWRNKDLQVGSYTPPRFFDIPRLMSEFIYDLNYRLQNLDNNNTNTLVRDLAWAHHKMVHIHPFVNGNGRSARLITDLLAYMHGYQSVELYQREGDGRKKYLQAVKLADTHDFSELEQMIRAQLKPL; encoded by the coding sequence ATGGGAGAATACACAACTGCAGCAGATGATAACCTGTTAGGCATAGCCGACAAAGCACAGCTCAACGAACTGGAGGCAAAGGGAGTGCTGCGAGCAGAGGAGTACATGCTGGACCTGGACTTTCCAGTCGAAATCACTACCAGCCTCATTTTAGATATTCATAGAACTGCATTCGGTGAAGTTTATGAGTGGGCGGGAAAGTGGAGAAACAAGGATTTACAGGTAGGGTCCTATACGCCACCAAGGTTCTTTGATATTCCCCGCCTAATGTCGGAGTTTATCTATGACCTCAACTACCGGCTACAGAACTTAGATAACAATAACACAAATACATTGGTGAGGGATCTGGCTTGGGCGCATCACAAGATGGTGCACATACACCCCTTTGTGAACGGTAACGGCCGCTCAGCACGCCTGATTACGGACCTATTGGCTTACATGCACGGCTATCAAAGTGTGGAGCTGTATCAACGAGAAGGGGATGGCAGAAAAAAATATCTGCAAGCCGTGAAGCTTGCAGATACACATGATTTCTCAGAATTGGAGCAGATGATTAGGGCGCAGCTTAAGCCTTTGTAA
- a CDS encoding Eco57I restriction-modification methylase domain-containing protein: MAQLYSPIFSRKYLKSKAQNFHLSQFPDLAKKRAFIEKWQSGIKSGKILKQKEEELQSEFLNIFFGEVLEYVYSPEATRWNLSKEHKSDSDSTKADGALGYFWMFGSERKADVRAVIELKDARTDLDKPQNRFHDKRSPVEQAFSYVPKAGGNCRWVLVSNFLEIRLYHHSDQSRYEQFDVMQLHEEAELLRFLFQVHKDRLMLEHGESATEQLYRERQAEEQKITKNFYGDYKKARLDLFRHLHSQNPEVPELTIFQKTQKLLDRVVFVCFCEDLTIIPPYTFRSLLKAVKEDKFNRQDTKIYERVKGLFHAIDKGYPEEGINKFNGGLFAPDALLDNLQIKDSTLEHIISLEKYDFASDLNVNILGHIFEQSISDIEETKAEIAGQDFEAETGKRKKDGIFYTPEYITRYIVKEAVGGWLQDRQRELGFEKLPELTENDYASIRFDAKKKLVTNKAVEKHLKAWDAYREALRNIKVLDPACGSGAFLNQVFDFLFQEGQRVNKELARLRGGQFEAFDLDRHILNNNIFGVDLNEESVEITKLSLWLKTANKSKELTTLDANIKCGNSLVSDPATAGEKAFDWQKEFYDVFATGGFDVVVGNPPYGATVSDVEKKYFDAFYSTTQYNYDTYKFFFEKASNVLNSGGYLGYITPNTFLVLENGVQLRKFLFEDHVLISLLETFNVFPDAIVEPLVSIFKKARVADDYKFHVLLNSRINKQEFNTSLLETIGFSRNDLFESDKLIFNYRATEIARKLRKKIKDISTPLVESCIVTTGVKPYQTGKGVPKQTKKDVKEKPFTAFNLIDSSWSPLIRGTQVNRYSLKWDGEYIKYGEWLAEPRGKEAFLQPKLFIRRTDDKLLTVYDENSYIGVNSVHTIVPRSSTLSIKYVEALLNSKLMKWVFQFDNFHMVGKPLAEVKVIFVERLPIVIAESQQDLIERADLMRAKSRELQELANKFLTLLKTEFNTVTPSQKMMQWYSLSWSDFVKELKKSKVKLTLAQKAEWVSYFEAQQKLAAQIQQLLQHTDNEIDRMVYQLYNLTREEIELINH, translated from the coding sequence ATGGCGCAACTCTACTCTCCCATATTTTCCAGAAAATACCTCAAATCCAAAGCCCAGAACTTCCACCTGTCCCAGTTCCCAGACCTGGCAAAGAAGCGGGCATTCATTGAAAAATGGCAGAGTGGTATTAAAAGTGGCAAAATCCTGAAGCAGAAAGAAGAGGAACTGCAGAGTGAGTTCCTGAATATTTTCTTTGGGGAGGTGCTTGAGTATGTGTATAGCCCAGAGGCAACGAGATGGAACCTAAGCAAAGAGCACAAGTCTGACTCAGACAGTACAAAGGCTGACGGTGCATTGGGTTATTTCTGGATGTTCGGCAGTGAGCGCAAAGCGGATGTGAGGGCTGTGATTGAGCTGAAGGACGCGCGAACTGATCTTGACAAGCCGCAGAACCGTTTCCACGACAAGCGCAGCCCCGTGGAACAGGCCTTCAGCTACGTTCCGAAAGCCGGCGGCAACTGCCGCTGGGTACTGGTCAGCAACTTTCTGGAGATAAGGCTGTACCACCACTCCGATCAGAGCCGCTATGAACAGTTCGATGTGATGCAGCTGCATGAAGAGGCCGAGCTGCTTCGCTTCCTGTTTCAGGTGCACAAGGACCGACTAATGCTAGAGCACGGGGAGTCGGCAACAGAGCAGCTCTACAGGGAGCGGCAGGCAGAGGAGCAGAAGATCACAAAGAACTTCTATGGGGACTATAAGAAAGCACGCCTGGACCTGTTCCGGCATCTACACAGCCAGAACCCGGAGGTACCGGAGCTGACTATATTCCAGAAAACGCAGAAGCTGCTTGATCGGGTGGTGTTCGTTTGCTTCTGCGAAGACCTGACAATCATACCGCCGTACACCTTCCGGAGCCTTCTGAAAGCTGTAAAAGAAGACAAGTTTAACCGACAGGACACCAAGATCTATGAGCGGGTGAAGGGCTTGTTTCATGCCATCGACAAGGGCTATCCGGAGGAAGGAATCAACAAGTTTAACGGAGGCCTGTTCGCCCCAGACGCGTTGCTTGACAACCTGCAGATAAAGGACAGCACGCTGGAGCACATCATTTCCCTGGAGAAGTACGATTTTGCCTCGGATCTGAATGTGAACATCTTGGGGCACATATTCGAGCAAAGCATCTCGGACATAGAGGAGACAAAGGCAGAAATAGCGGGGCAGGACTTCGAAGCCGAGACCGGGAAGAGAAAGAAAGACGGCATATTCTATACTCCGGAGTACATTACCCGCTATATTGTAAAGGAAGCCGTAGGGGGTTGGCTGCAGGACCGACAACGGGAACTGGGCTTTGAGAAGCTGCCCGAGCTTACCGAGAATGACTACGCCAGCATCCGATTCGATGCAAAGAAAAAGCTAGTGACAAATAAGGCGGTGGAGAAACACCTAAAAGCATGGGACGCTTACCGGGAGGCCCTGCGAAACATCAAGGTGCTGGATCCAGCCTGTGGATCCGGTGCGTTCCTGAACCAGGTATTCGATTTCCTGTTCCAGGAGGGGCAACGCGTGAACAAGGAGCTCGCCCGGCTGCGTGGCGGGCAGTTTGAGGCCTTTGACCTGGACAGGCACATCCTGAACAACAACATATTCGGTGTGGACCTAAACGAGGAGAGCGTTGAAATCACAAAGCTTAGCCTCTGGCTCAAGACTGCTAACAAAAGTAAGGAGCTCACAACGCTTGATGCCAACATCAAGTGCGGTAATTCACTAGTCTCTGATCCGGCAACTGCTGGAGAGAAAGCCTTTGACTGGCAGAAAGAGTTTTACGATGTTTTTGCAACAGGTGGCTTTGATGTTGTGGTGGGCAATCCCCCTTACGGAGCTACAGTCTCTGATGTGGAGAAAAAATATTTTGACGCTTTTTACTCAACTACACAGTACAATTATGATACTTATAAATTCTTCTTTGAGAAGGCAAGTAACGTCCTGAACAGTGGTGGGTATCTCGGGTACATAACACCCAACACCTTTCTGGTTTTAGAGAATGGGGTGCAGTTGAGGAAATTTCTGTTTGAAGACCATGTATTGATCAGCCTGCTTGAAACATTTAATGTTTTTCCGGATGCAATAGTGGAACCCTTAGTATCGATATTCAAGAAAGCGAGGGTAGCAGATGATTATAAATTCCATGTTTTGCTCAACAGCCGCATTAATAAGCAAGAGTTTAATACCAGCTTACTTGAAACCATTGGCTTCTCAAGAAATGATTTGTTCGAAAGTGATAAGCTCATTTTTAATTATAGGGCTACAGAAATAGCAAGAAAGCTTAGAAAGAAGATCAAGGACATAAGCACTCCCCTCGTTGAAAGCTGTATTGTGACAACTGGAGTAAAGCCTTACCAGACGGGGAAGGGCGTTCCAAAGCAGACTAAAAAGGACGTAAAAGAAAAACCATTTACAGCATTTAATTTAATTGATTCAAGCTGGTCTCCACTGATCAGAGGTACTCAGGTGAACAGATACAGCTTAAAGTGGGACGGAGAATATATAAAGTATGGAGAGTGGTTAGCTGAACCGAGAGGGAAAGAAGCTTTTCTACAACCTAAACTATTTATTAGGAGAACAGACGACAAACTGTTGACTGTATATGATGAAAACAGCTATATAGGTGTCAATTCGGTTCATACTATAGTACCTAGATCCAGCACCCTAAGCATTAAGTATGTGGAAGCACTGTTGAATTCAAAATTAATGAAGTGGGTGTTTCAGTTTGATAACTTCCACATGGTAGGAAAACCACTTGCAGAGGTAAAGGTGATTTTTGTTGAACGGCTACCAATAGTTATCGCTGAATCTCAACAGGACTTAATTGAGAGAGCAGACTTAATGAGAGCGAAGAGCAGGGAGTTACAGGAGCTCGCAAATAAGTTCTTAACACTGCTTAAGACAGAATTCAATACTGTTACTCCAAGTCAAAAGATGATGCAGTGGTATAGCCTATCTTGGTCAGACTTTGTCAAGGAACTAAAGAAATCAAAAGTGAAATTAACCTTAGCTCAGAAAGCTGAGTGGGTATCTTATTTCGAGGCGCAGCAAAAGTTAGCTGCTCAAATCCAGCAACTACTTCAGCATACTGACAATGAAATTGATCGGATGGTTTACCAATTATATAACCTCACAAGAGAAGAAATTGAGTTGATAAACCATTAG